The genomic window TACCGCATCGGCCCACCGTCTGGCGACGGTAGCTACGAGCGGCTTTGCATCAGCCCGAGGCCAGGGCGGCGGCCAGTTGTTCGTAGGTTCGCGAGGCGTCGGCGGGTTGGTCCTCGTTGCTGAGTGCGATCTGGTACAGGTGCTGGCCGCAGCGGGTCGGGTAGTCGCCCGTCACGCAGGCCTGACAAAGTCGTTCGGCGGGCAGGTCGATCGCGCGGGCGATTGATTCGACGGGAAGGTAACGCAGCGAGTCGGCGCCCAGGTCGTCGGCCATGCGTTGTTGATCGGCTTCGGTCAGGCGACCGTTGTGGAAGTATTTGGGCGCGATCAGTTGGTCGACGGTGCTCATGTCGATCCCATAGAAACAGGGCGCGATGATTGGCGGACAAGCCACACGGACGTGAATCTCTTTGGCGCCACCCACTTCGCGGATCCGGTCTAGCAGTGCGTTCATGGTGGTGCTGCGAACGATCGAGTCTTCCACTAGGATCACGCGTTTGCCTTCCAAGACTTCTCGCAGCGGCGTGTATTTGCGAGCCGCTTTGGCTTTGCGAGCCAGCCCGTTTTCGATAAACGTGCGGCCGGCGTAGCGGTTTCGCATCAGGCCTTCACGGCTGGGCAGGCCCAAGCTGTAGGCCATCGCGTCGGCGGCCGCTTTGCTGGTATCGGGAACCGGGACCACGATCGTGTCTTCGCGATTCCAGTCGAAGCGGGGGTCGGCTTGTTCCAGTTCGGCCAGTTCCTCGCCCAGTCGCGTGCGGCTCAGGTACACGCTGCGATCGTCCAGCGTGCTGGCCACGTTGGCGAAATAGATCCATTCAAAGAAGCAGTGGGCCGATCCGCTGCTGGGGGCGAAGGGCTGGATCCGCATCCCGTTGCCATCGACAAAGATCGCGTGGCCGGGGGCCAGGGAGTGGATTTGTTCGGGTTCGTAGCCCAGGTTCAGCAGGGCCACGCTTTCGCTGGCGGCGGCAAACAGGCGTCCGTCGTTGGCGTAACACATCGGCTTGATGCCCAGCGGGTCGCGGACCACTAACAATTCGCCTTTGGCCGTCAGCAGGGCCAAACTGTAGGCTCCGTCAAAATCTTTGGTGGCCTGACCGATTAATTCGATCCAGTCCGGCTCTCCGCTCGATTCGCTCAGCAGGCGACCAATTTCGTGAAGGATGATTTCGGTGTCGGTGTCCAGCTGCAGGTGGTGTTCGCCGTTTTCGGTCAGCCGTTTTCGCAGCAGGCCGTAGTTAGACAGTTGGCCGTTGAAGCACAGGCTGAACCACTTGCGTTTGTGGATATGGCGGCGTTCGAAGGGCTGGGCATAGCTGCGGTCGTCCTGGCCGCAGGTGGCGTAGCGGACGTGCCCGATGGCGGCTCGACCGACCAGCTGCTTCATCAGCGATTCGCACTTGGCGCGATGGTTCAAGCGGAACACTTCGGTCACGCTGCCCACGTCGCGGCGGGTCTTGAGGATCTGCCGCCGTTTGGGGTCGTAGCTGGTCATACCGGCGGCCAGCTGGCCACGGTTTTGGATATCCAGCAGCAGGCGTGGCATCAGTCGCGACACCTCGCCCGGCCCCTGCTGAGTACACAGCGGGCTGATGGGTGAGTTGGGCAAGTGATAAATCGCGGCCACGCCGCATTCGTGGTACAGCTCACTCATACGTCGTTCGCATCTCGTAGGGCGGTTTGCATTATGAAGCAGTTTGCAAAGCATTAGCCGGTCGAATGGAATCGTACTCGATCGAGCCACGATTACTATCCCAACGGCCTATTAATCGAACATGGTTTCCAGGGAGCCGATGTAGTCGAGGGCTTCGTCGACGTCGGCGACCGGTACACCACGCTGGCGTCCATCGACATCACAGCTCGACAGCTCCAGCAAATCTTCGTACCAGGGATGTTGTACCAGTCGGCGTCGGCGGCGGGCGCCCAGGCTGCCATCGCGGAGCCCGTGGGCTTCCATGTGATGTTCAATCAGCCAATGCGTCCGCGGGGTAATGAAACCCGCCAGGGCTTCCAGGCCGGCCGCCACATGGTCGCTGCGATCGATGGCTTTGCCGACATCGTGCAGCAGCGCGGCGAGCAGAAATTCTTCGTCGTACGGCATGCTCTGGCGAGCTAACTGGTAGACCTGCAAGCTGTGGTACAGGGCGTCCCCCTCGGGGTGATATTGGGGGTTCTGCTGGACCCGTTCCAGCGGCAGCAGCAGGGCCTGATAGACCTGCCAGCGGTCGACCGGGCTGTCCATCGCCGCGACGTTTTGCTGCACTTCCATCTCGTCGCAGCCCGTCTCCAGGGCGATCAGCCGCCGCAGTTCAGCGGCCGTGGCCCGTGGGATCGGCTTGCCATCGATCGAACTGCGGAAGCGATGGCCCAGCAGAGCGGGTTCGTAGATGGTCAGCTCGATCGGGTAGGTGTCGCGGATATGGATGTGGGTGAACACGCGGCACTGGCCGTCTTTAACCAGCCGTTTGCGTTCCAGCTCGCAGCGCATGCCAATGTCTTCGACCTTGCTGGCGACAGCCGAGGGGTTGCCGCTGAACACGTGGATGTCGACGTCCGAGCCCTCGCGGACATGGCCGGTCAGCACGCTGCCGATCAGCCGCGGGTGGAACATCTGCAGTTGATCCATCCACCACACCGCTCGCAGTCGCATGCTTTGCAAGCGATCCTGGTGGGGACGCTCGCCTTCGATCAGCCGTGCCATCATTCGGACTTCGTCGCGGATCTCCGCGTTGCTGGGCAGATCGGCCGGCCGGACCCAGCCGCTAGCGGTGCGTCGAGCGGCTTTGCGTTTGGCTTGGTAGTACTCGGACTCTTCACGGGCATACAGCAAACGCGCTGCTTCCCACGCAATTTTGCGTCGTAGTTTGGAGTGGCTCATCCCGTCGCGGCACGATCACCGCGAGTGTGGTTGGTGGGGGAGGATAGAGGGGGTTCCTTAACAGTGTATGCGCCCGTCCCGGCGGAGGCCAGGGAAAAAAGCCGGGTAGTCAGCCACGGGGTGGCGGCAGCAGGCAACGGTTTCAGTCCCGAATCGGGACGTGCGACCAATATGCTGGGAGAGTTTGGGGGCCACTCTCAACCGCAACGCGGTTCAACAACAGAGCCCAGGGTCGCGCAGCGCACCCTGGGAATCCAGCCCCGTCAGCCGCGAACCCTGAAGGGGTTCAACAATTCTCCTTCCCGCACCGTGTCCCGTGGGCGAGGAGTGTTCGACCCCGTTGGGGTCCACTGCGGGAATTTCGCAAATCCTTGGGTGCGCTGCGCGACCCAAGGCTTTGTTGTCCGACCGCGTTGCGGTCAATCGCTCTCCCGACTAATAAATCGCACGTTCCAAGGGACGGCGGGATGTAGCCATGCGGCGCCAGCCCACGGCCGACCCGCCTGCAATTGACGCCTTTGCCTTGGCTGTTGACAATGGTGGCCGGGTCCGAACGGTCCGCCGTCTGTTTCTTTACCACTCTATCGAGCCCCCGATGAACCATCTCCGAGAACAAGATCCCGCCGTTTGGGATGCCATCCGCTCCGAAGCGCGTCGTCAACAGGAAGGCCTGGAGATGATCGCCAGCGAAAACTACACCAGCCCCGCGGTGATGGAAGCGGCCGGCAGTGTGCTGACCAACAAGTACGCGGAAGGCTACCCCGGCCGACGCTACTACGGCGGTTGTGAATACGTCGACGTGGTGGAGTCGTTGGCGATCGACCGCGCCAAATCGCTGTTCGGGGCCGAGCACGCCAACGTCCAGCCGCACTCCGGCTCGCAAGCCAACATGGCCGTTTACCTGACCGCGTTGGAACCGGGTGACACCGTACTGGGGTTGGACTTGGCACAGGGCGGACACCTGACCCACGGTATGAAATTGAACATCAGCGGTCGGCTGTACAATTTCATCAGCTACGGCGTCGATGCCGAACAGCATCGGTTGGACTTCGATCAGATCGCCAGCTTGGCCAAAGAGCACAAGCCGAAGATGATCGTCGCCGGGGCCAGTGCCTATCCCCGTGAAATCCCCCACGACCGCTTCGCCCAGATCGCTCGCGACTGCGGCGCCTTGCTGATGGTCGACATGGCTCACTACGCCGGCTTGGTGGCCGCTGGGATCCACAACAATCCCGTGCCGTATGCCGACTTTGTTACCACCACCACGCACAAAACGTTGCGAGGTCCACGCAGCGGTTTGATCCTCAGCCAGGAAAAATACGCCAAGGGAATCAATCGCAACGTGTTCCCCGGTATCCAGGGCGGGCCCTTGATGCATGTGATCGCCGGCAAAGCCGTGTGTTTTGCCGAAGCCTCCGCGGAAGCCTTCAAGGAATACGGCCGAGCGGTTGTGGAAAACGCACAGGTGTTGGCCGAAGTCTTGATGGCCAACGGTTTGCAGTTGGTCAGCGGCGGCACCGACAACCACTTGATGCTGGTCGACGTGACCACCATGGGCATGGGCGGCAAACGCGCCGAAGCTACGCTCGATCGCTGTGGGATTACGGTCAACATGAACATGATCCCCTTCGATACCCGCAAACCGATGGATCCCTCGGGGATTCGCGTCGGCACCCCAGCTCTGACCACACGCGGCATGGGCACCAAAGAAATGCAGCGCGTTGGCCAATGGATGGTTGCGGCGCTGCAGAATCCCGACGACGAGCAGCGGTTGACGGCGATCCGCGACGAGATTCGTGAAATGTGCGTGTCCTTCCCCGTGCCGGCCGCCGACGCCGCCGAGTACGCCGCGGTCTAAACCGCTGCCATCGTTTCCGTCACCGTCCGCGTTCGTTTTTTCCTTTGTATCGACTGAGCCATGACCACTTCGAATCGCATTCTGATCGCCGACGACAATGCGGCTAACCGCGAATTGCTGGAAGCCTATCTGGCGACGATCGATTGTGAAATCGATACGGCCGTCGACGGCCAAGATACGTTGGACAAAGCGGCCAGCTTCCGGCCCGACCTGATCCTGCTGGACGTGATGATGCCCAAATTCAGCGGTTTTGAAGTCTGCAAGCAGATCCGTGAAAACGAGGAGCTGCGGGGGACGATGATTCTGATGGTCACCGCTCTGAACGAACTGGGCGACGTCGAACGGGCGGTTAACGCTGGCACGGACGATTTTCTCAGCAAGCCGGTCAACAAGATCGAATTGCTCAAACGCGTCGACAATCTGCTTAAGCACAAAGGCACCGTCGACGAACTGGAACGGCTGCGGCTGTACATCCGCAGCATGGAAGACGCCAAGTAGCCGTAGCGGCCGCGCAACGTAGCTACCGTCGCCAGACGGTGGGACGCTGGAGTCCAGGCTTTAGCCGCTCTGCACGCATCGAAAAGCGCCTAAAGGCTGTACTCCAATGGCGCGCGGTCCCCACGCTCTGGCGAGCGTAGCTACGATGCGCCTAGGCGGCGACCGACGCTGGAGTCCAGGCTTTAGCCGCTCTGCGCGCATCGAAAACGCGCCTAAAGGCTGTACTCCAATGGCGCGCGGTCCCCACGCTCTGGCGAGCGTAGCTACGATGCGCTTAGGCGGCGACCGACGCTGGAGTCCAGGCTTTAGCCGCTCGGCGCGCATCGAAACGCGTCTAAAGGCTGTACTCCAACGGCGCCGCGGTCCCCACGCTCTGGCGAGCGTAGCTACGATGCGCCTACGCGGCGACCGAGCGGCCGGGGTTGGCGTTGTCGATCCATTGGCGGATATCCGCTTTTTCCGGCGGCTGTGCACCGCGGAGAGCTCGCCGGCCGTCGGAGGTGACGGCGAAGCGGAGGATCGATTTGTGCAGGCTGTTCGGGTCGCTGTCGGCCAGCGTTTGGGGTGTGCGGCAACCGCTGCCGACCAACAACTTGACGTCGCGTGCCAGCAGGTCGGGGACGCTGCACATCAATTCGGCTTGCGCCTGCCAGTCGGCTAGGCGTTGCTCGTCGATCCAGCGGGTGCCCAGTCGCCGCGCGGTGGCCGCCGCCGGGGCGTCCAGCAGATCGCCGACCGTTTCGATACCGATGGCTTGCAGTCGAGCCGCCGTTTTGGGGCCGATCGAAGGCGCGTCGACAATATTCGCCCGCACCGATAGCCGTGATCCGGAAAGCTGCAGTCGTGGGCGAAACGGAATGGTGGCCGGGTAATCGTCCGCCGAGGATTCATCATGGCTCGACGTATCGGCGGCCGGAGTCGTCCCCTGACGACTCTGTTCGGCTTGCCGGATCGCTTGTTCGGCACGCTGCATGGCCGCTTGCCGCTGTTGCTCCAGACGCTGTGCGGCTTCGACAAAGGTTTCCTGTGCGGCGTGCCCTTGGTCGTGATACAGCGTGGCTGCGGCGGACTGTTTGGCTTGTCTTCGTCGAGCCCGATCGCGTTGGTACACGGCGACCGAACGCTGCACGGTTTTGCATTCCTGAGGCCGGTGTTCGCTTAATTCGCCGCAGCGTTGGTATTCTTCCAGTAATTGTTCGACCGCGGCTTGTTCCTCGCGGTCTTCGATGCGGCGGAGCCACAGCCTGTGTGGTACGCGGACGCCAGCCAACACCAGTGCGGTGCTCAGCGAGGGCGTGGGCAGGTTGCCGCCGCGCTGTTGTTCGGCTTGCTGTGCCGCGCGGTCGATGATGCGGGCCAAGCCGACGGTGGCCAAGCCAAACAATTCGGCGAGCGCGGTCCGCAGGGGGCCGTTCAGTCCGCGGGGCGGATCTTTGGCGCCGACTTCCAGGTTGTAGCCGTTGATCAATAGATCGTAAGAACGATGCGCCACTCGGGCGCCGTGCAGAATCGCTTCGGCCAACCAGCCGGGCTGATTGGACAGTTGGAAGCGGACCTCCACGTCGCTATCGAGCCACTGTCGGCGGATCGATTCGTAGGACTTGGTGATGCTCCATTCCAGCGGACGGTGAACCAGGGTCTCCCGTTCGCTCTGGGCGGTGTGCAGCGGCTGCATGGGGTCGGTCACGTAATGACTGAGGACCCCCATGGCATGCGCCGCATCACTCCAGCGACCTTCGGCCAACAGTTCTTGCAGCCGTTCGTACCAGCGAATCGCCTTGGCCGGTGCCCCACCCCAATAACCATCGGTGACATGGATCACGTGGTTGTGGAAATCGCGAAACCGGGTGTCCGGGTCCTTGGCCCCGGCCAGGTAGCGATCATGGTGACGCAACAGGATCTGCCCCAACCGTCCACCGGCATCGGACTCGGTGTACGCCAGGGCGTCGATGGCAAAAAAGTGATGCGTGCTGCGGCAGTGAGCCGCCCGCAAAATACTGATCAACGGTCGCATGGAGTTAACCTGCGGGGATGGCTAAGCGGTTTGGTTACCGGAACTTAACGGCGGCGTGGTTCCCAGGGGCAGCCCCAAAATCGGAGCGGCGGGGGCGGCCGGTTTCGACTTGCCGGCCAGCAGTTGCTGGACATCGACCCGGTAGTAGTGGGCTCGCCGCAGCAGCTGTTGCTGGAACCGCAGGGGACCCTGCAGCAGATTGGCGACGGCTTGCCGGCGCTGCTGGAACACGCTTTCGCTTAACGGGCGAAACGGCGTGTGGCTGGCCGGACGCTGCTTTTCTCCGTACAACGCACGGATTCGCCAATCGTGGTCGCGGCGCGCTACTTCCAGATAAACCATGTACAGTTCGGTTTCGCTTAGCAAATGCTGCGACGACATTGCTTGCTGAGTCATCAGTCCGCTCGGTAGTTCAGTGGGGTGAAGGGGAAACGACCTCACTGGGAACTATCGTCATCAACGAAGCTTGAACGCAAGGGCAACTTTTTTTTATGGCGGTCGACGATGGTGATAAAGCTGGGAACCAGGAAGGTGCGGACGAAAAACGTGTCCAGCAAGACCCCCAAGCCGAGGGCGAAGCCCAGTTGGACGATGCCGTGCAGCATGGCGGTCGAGGAAGGTTGCGACCAACCTGTGATTTGGGCAAGCCAGGGGAACCAGGCGGATGCGGTCATGCTGAAAAAGGTGGCCGCCATCACCAGCCCGCAGGCAGTAATGATCCCGCCGGTTCGCGAGATTGCTCGCCGCAACGCCGACAACCATCCGCCCCGTTTCTGTTCTTCCAGCACGCGGGTCACCAGATACACGTTGTAGTCCTGCCCCACCGCCACCAGGATGACAAACAGGAACAGCGGCAGTTTCCAGTCCAGCCCCAGGTACTGGTCGCCATAGAACCATCGAAACACCACCGCCGTGATGCCCACCGTGGCGTAATAGCTGAGCAACACGGTGAAGATCAGGTACAGCGACAGCATGACCCGCCGCAGGACCACGATCAGGACCAGCAACACGGCCACGACGACCGCGATTTTAATCCGCTGATTGTCGCGCAGGGTGACTCGCCGCAGGTCGATGATTGACGCGGTCGTGCCGGCCACAAAGACTTCCGCGCCCTCCCAGGCCGAACCCTCGGTAACGGTTTGTTTTTGAATCCAGTTTCGCAGGGCCACCACATGGGCGGCCGTTTCCGCTTCGAAGGGATCGCCCTTAATGACCACATCGATCCGCGCCAGTCGCTCGGCATACTGCGGCGTCTCGCTGAAAAAATAGCGTTTGGCGATGGGGTGTTCGCGGAGCAGGCGTCGTCGCCAGGCGTTGGGGTCCAGCAACCCCATGCGTTTTTTGCGTTTATCTCCCAGCGGGTAATCTCCCAGCGGATCGCCGGCCGTGCGGACCGCTTTGACGCCTTCGAGCGCGTACACGTCTTCCCGCAGTTGTTTGACGTCTTTGCTCATCTGCTGCCGCGGACGCGGTTGCGGCTGGACCAACACCACCGTGGTGGGATTCGATTCGCCGATCGAAAAGTACTTGGCCAGCAGTTCCAGTCCGCGGCGGCTGCTGGCCTGTTGGCTCAGCTGACCGCTCATATCGTAGGTCACGTCGCGTTCTTTCACCGTGCCATACGCCGCGGGTATTAACAGCAGGACGATCCCGGCGATCAGCGTCGTCCAGGGGTAACGGGTCATGGTCAACGACAACGCTCCCCAGATACCGGCTTGGCGAGCCGGTTGATGGCGAATCCGGCTAGGCCAGAACACTCGCGGGCCAAGCGCGAACAGCAGTGCCGGCGTCAATGTCATGCAGACCAACAAGCCGACCAATAGACACAACGCGATCACCGGGCCGGTATGGTGGTACTTGCCAAATTTGGCAAACCACAACATGCCCAGTCCCAGCACGGTAGTCAGCGCACTGCCCAACAGCGCCGGCGTGACCCGTGACAGAGCCAATTCGCAGGCTCGCCGCCACGGCCGCCGCCGAGCTTCTTCGCGGAGCCGTGAAATCAGGAACAAGCAGTAATCGGTGCCGGCGCCAAACAGGATCACGACGACAAAAATTCGCGAGGTGGTAAACACTCGCAGGTCAAACCAAGGGCTGGGATGGTGGCGGGCAAAATCGGCCAACACGGCCACCAACCCGCTGGCGGTCACCACCGCGGCCCCGATCGATATCAGGGGTACCAACACCAGCAGCGGCGCTCGATACACGAAAGCCAAGATCACCAGGATCATCAACACGGTGAAAATTTCCGTATAGCGGATCGCGTTGCGAGCGGCGATCAGGGTCTGTCCGCCGATCGCGGCCGATCCGGTGGGCAAGATTTTCAGGCCCGGTTGCGTGCAGTGTCCAGAGAACCGCTGGACGTTCTCGATCAACTGTTCGAGCGCTTCCAACGTGGCGATATTGCTGGTCGCCGCCAGTTCGGTCTCCAATTGCAAGCGAATCAGGCGAGCATGCGGCACTTGCAAGCGATGTCCGATGGCCGGGTCGTCCCAGCTGAGCACGTTCAGCAGTGACATCCAAGGAGCCAGCTCGCGATCTTCGATCGGCGGCAACCACTTGGCGATGTCGGGCAACAGTCCCAAGGCGGCTTCGCGGTCCGATGCCGACACATCGGTTTCACCCAATTCCTGCAACAGATCGGCGTTGTCCCAGTAGGCCACGGCCATCCGCGGTTCGGTCGGCGTGGGCAGGTCGTCTTGAGACAAGCAGTCGACGAATTTTTCGTAGAAACGAGCGTCGGCGTCGATCGATTGGGTCAGCAACTGCCGCGCCCGCTGCAGCAGTTCCTCGACGCGGGTACCGGGAGCGGGCACGCCACCGCTCCAGCCCAGCTGTTTGGCTTTGGCGATACTGACTTCCGCCATTCGATGCGTCAGTCGCCGCTGCAGGTCCAACGCCACGTAGTCATCGGACTCGGTCAGCGTTTCATGCTCGCGAGCGATGACGATGATGATGTCACTGCGCGAGCGTTCGTCGGGAAAGGCTTGGTCCAGCAGATGCCCGCCGGCCACGCTGGGCAGATCGGCGGGCAGGTATTCGAAATCCCCGTCGTAAGCGATGGCATTCCAAGAGGGCGCGAAACTACGAGTGACGACGATCGCCAACAGCCACGCTGCCAGGACGATATACCAGTAGCGAATGACTAAGGAGGCTAGACGATGAGCGGGACGAGTGTCCACGTTGGGTCGCATCATGCGGGGACCATTCGTCGATCATTCGTTGAATTCAGCACTGGCGTTGCTTTCGGTGGCCGTCGGCTGGCGGCTGGGGTTGGTGCGTCCGTTAGGGCGGCGAGCAGGCGAGTCGGTAAATGCTTGTAACGCCGCTTCCAGCGATTCTACACTGATCGACCCGGCGGTGCGGTGCACCTGCACATCGCCCTGGGGTTTGGCCGCCGTGTCCAATTGCTGGATCATGTCGACGACCAAGTCCAGCAACGGTTCTCCCTCCGCGCTGACCAATAATGTGTTGCCGACTTCATCGACGCCCACCGACAATTTACCCTTAAAGGTAAAGTCGCTGCCACCTCCCTCTTTGCCACCCTGATCGACCAGTTCGCTGCCGTTGCCATCACGATTGCGATCCGCCCTGCCCCTCTGCTGGCCGGGGTTCTGTCCCTGCCCCTGCTTCTGTTGGAAGGCTTTGTCGTTGCTGCTGAGTAGATCTCGATAAGCGTCTTTGACGGTTTCGGCGATCTTTTCGGCTCGCGAATACACCACCGGTACCAGTTTGGTGTAACGGGCTTTGCGTTTGTTAACCGGTTCGGGAACGTCCCACAGTTCAATTAACTCGCCGATCGTTCGCAGTTGTTGGGTGGTCGCACCGGTTACGATCACCGTGTTGGTGTCGTCGTCGGAAACGAATTTTAGAGGTTGCGCGGCTCCCAAACCGTCGGCTCGTTCTTCGTCCTCCGGCGGCAGGTCCCAATACCAACGCATAAATGAGTTGGACTCGTTCGCCGGTTTCTTGGAATCGTCCTCGAAGAAACTGGTCAGATTCAATTCCATCCAATACGCCGATGCGTGTTGGATGTAAAAGACTTCGTAGGGCCGTTTGGGCGGCGGCACCTTGAGCATCAAGTTTTCCAGCTGGTCGAGCGCCGCGGTGTCGGGGCTGATCAGCAGGATCCGACCCTCGGCATCGATTTCAATCCGCACCGCATCGCCACCGCGTGGAGTCTTGTCACCGCGTGGAGTCTTGTCATCGCGCTGAGCATCGCCACGTCGCTGAGTATCGCCGGCAGGGGGATTGGCTGAGGGCCGTTGGTCGCCGAACAAGCGATCGAATTCGGCGCCCGAACGGATCGTGTCGCGGCCGTCTGTTTGCAGCATCGCCAGACTTTCGCCGTCCACCGTTGGCGGTGAGCGAACTTCTTCGGCCGCAGCGTCCGGATCTTCCGCGGTCGGCTCGTCGGCCGGTGGCCGCACATTGGGTTCGGGGAATTGCTCGGCGTCGGGCAACTCGATCGGGTTGGGTGCCAGGGTGCGGAATTGTTCACGCAACCGTTGTAGGTATTGATAGGTTTCCGGGGTGGGCGAAGCGTCCAGGACTCGCACCGTGCTGCGGCTGCCATCGGGCGGCGGCAATTCGCCCAATTTGATCAGCAGGTTATGGACGTCTTCCAATTCGTATTCGTTGGCCCACAGCAGGATCTGTTTAAACCGCACGTCGGCCGCTACACGAAATTTGTCTTTGTCCTTCTCGTCATCCTGTTGTCCGCCACCCCAGAAGTAATAGGGACGCCGATTTTGGGAGTCGTCTTTTTCTTCTTCCCCGATCAAGAACTGAATCGATTCCGCTACCGCTCGTGGATCCCGGTAGCGAATCGGTAGCACGTAGAACTGACGAGCACTACCGTCGAGTCGTTCGATCAGGGCGCGGACGATGTAGCGGTCCGCGCCGGAGCCGGTGACGATTAGGGCTTGGTTGGCTTCATCGACCTGCAGCTGTGTCGTGGGTTCGATGATGTTCATGCCCTCGATGATTTCCAGCAACTTGTTGGGGTCGAGTGAAGTCAACCGAAAGATCTCGAAACGCGATTCGATGTCCGCCAACGAAACCACCGTGTCGCTGGGCACATCGATACGGTTGAGGAACTCGGTGGCCACGGCGATTCGATCGGGCGGTGCGTGCAGCACGATTGAGTTGCGTCGCGGATTGGCGACGATCGATATCTCGGGTTTCTTGGCAGCCGGCTGCGGCTGTGCTTGGCCGCCTTGTTGTCTTTGCATCTGCTGCAGCATTTGCATCTGTTGGGGCGACATCGGCGCTTCCTTTTCATTCACGCCAAGAAATTCTTCCAACATGGTCTTGGCTTCGCCGGCCGAGATGTACCGCAGTTCGTACTCCGGTGCCAGGTCGCGGCGGGCGTCGGGCGAGCGTTCCTGTTCGAGCAGTTGAGAAACCTGCAGCAGATTGATGGCCGCGTCCATGGCCTCAATGCGGTTGGTCGATGTCATGGCGACCAGCGTGCCGTTGGCGCTGATCATTGGTTTTAGTTCCGTCGCCAGTTTCTCGGCCGACAGCCAGCCCACATCCATCGAAGTGCGGACGAAGTCATGCGGCTGCAGCGTCGCCAATTGCGCCGTGCTGACACGTGGTACTAAAGCCGGGTTGATGCCTTCGGTCTTCAACACGATCAGGCCATCGGCTCGTTTCAGCATCACAAAGCCGCGAGCCAGCAGGTAACGGTTCAGCAGGTCGCGAACTTCGTCCAGTGTGTAGCGCCCGGCCGAAGCCATGTTGACGTGGTCGGCCGGCAGTTCACGCCAGTCGAGCGGGGCGTCGGAAATTTCAGCGAACCAATCCAGAATATCGACCCAAGGTTGGTTGCGGAAACTGAATGCGATGCGTCGGTCGGTATCCGGACGGACTTCCAATTCTTTGGGATCTGGCGGCTCGCTCGGTTCGTTGGGCCGCTCGATGGTGGTCGGCGGAGCGTCCGGTTTTTGTTGCGGTTTCTCTTCGTCTTTTTCCTCCCCCGCTCCCTCGCCCGGTTTTTTGTCCCCGCCGGCCGCTTGAGCCGGCGCCTCGGCGGGCTGGGCAGCTGGAGATCCGGACTGGTCGAAGGGCTGGCCTTCGACCTG from Roseimaritima ulvae includes these protein-coding regions:
- a CDS encoding MMPL family transporter, which translates into the protein MMRPNVDTRPAHRLASLVIRYWYIVLAAWLLAIVVTRSFAPSWNAIAYDGDFEYLPADLPSVAGGHLLDQAFPDERSRSDIIIVIAREHETLTESDDYVALDLQRRLTHRMAEVSIAKAKQLGWSGGVPAPGTRVEELLQRARQLLTQSIDADARFYEKFVDCLSQDDLPTPTEPRMAVAYWDNADLLQELGETDVSASDREAALGLLPDIAKWLPPIEDRELAPWMSLLNVLSWDDPAIGHRLQVPHARLIRLQLETELAATSNIATLEALEQLIENVQRFSGHCTQPGLKILPTGSAAIGGQTLIAARNAIRYTEIFTVLMILVILAFVYRAPLLVLVPLISIGAAVVTASGLVAVLADFARHHPSPWFDLRVFTTSRIFVVVILFGAGTDYCLFLISRLREEARRRPWRRACELALSRVTPALLGSALTTVLGLGMLWFAKFGKYHHTGPVIALCLLVGLLVCMTLTPALLFALGPRVFWPSRIRHQPARQAGIWGALSLTMTRYPWTTLIAGIVLLLIPAAYGTVKERDVTYDMSGQLSQQASSRRGLELLAKYFSIGESNPTTVVLVQPQPRPRQQMSKDVKQLREDVYALEGVKAVRTAGDPLGDYPLGDKRKKRMGLLDPNAWRRRLLREHPIAKRYFFSETPQYAERLARIDVVIKGDPFEAETAAHVVALRNWIQKQTVTEGSAWEGAEVFVAGTTASIIDLRRVTLRDNQRIKIAVVVAVLLVLIVVLRRVMLSLYLIFTVLLSYYATVGITAVVFRWFYGDQYLGLDWKLPLFLFVILVAVGQDYNVYLVTRVLEEQKRGGWLSALRRAISRTGGIITACGLVMAATFFSMTASAWFPWLAQITGWSQPSSTAMLHGIVQLGFALGLGVLLDTFFVRTFLVPSFITIVDRHKKKLPLRSSFVDDDSSQ
- a CDS encoding secretin N-terminal domain-containing protein, translating into MLSSSLFDRRAVAPLCLLVLAALTAPCTPGWAQTKTIQVEGQPFDQSGSPAAQPAEAPAQAAGGDKKPGEGAGEEKDEEKPQQKPDAPPTTIERPNEPSEPPDPKELEVRPDTDRRIAFSFRNQPWVDILDWFAEISDAPLDWRELPADHVNMASAGRYTLDEVRDLLNRYLLARGFVMLKRADGLIVLKTEGINPALVPRVSTAQLATLQPHDFVRTSMDVGWLSAEKLATELKPMISANGTLVAMTSTNRIEAMDAAINLLQVSQLLEQERSPDARRDLAPEYELRYISAGEAKTMLEEFLGVNEKEAPMSPQQMQMLQQMQRQQGGQAQPQPAAKKPEISIVANPRRNSIVLHAPPDRIAVATEFLNRIDVPSDTVVSLADIESRFEIFRLTSLDPNKLLEIIEGMNIIEPTTQLQVDEANQALIVTGSGADRYIVRALIERLDGSARQFYVLPIRYRDPRAVAESIQFLIGEEEKDDSQNRRPYYFWGGGQQDDEKDKDKFRVAADVRFKQILLWANEYELEDVHNLLIKLGELPPPDGSRSTVRVLDASPTPETYQYLQRLREQFRTLAPNPIELPDAEQFPEPNVRPPADEPTAEDPDAAAEEVRSPPTVDGESLAMLQTDGRDTIRSGAEFDRLFGDQRPSANPPAGDTQRRGDAQRDDKTPRGDKTPRGGDAVRIEIDAEGRILLISPDTAALDQLENLMLKVPPPKRPYEVFYIQHASAYWMELNLTSFFEDDSKKPANESNSFMRWYWDLPPEDEERADGLGAAQPLKFVSDDDTNTVIVTGATTQQLRTIGELIELWDVPEPVNKRKARYTKLVPVVYSRAEKIAETVKDAYRDLLSSNDKAFQQKQGQGQNPGQQRGRADRNRDGNGSELVDQGGKEGGGSDFTFKGKLSVGVDEVGNTLLVSAEGEPLLDLVVDMIQQLDTAAKPQGDVQVHRTAGSISVESLEAALQAFTDSPARRPNGRTNPSRQPTATESNASAEFNE